One segment of Nocardia farcinica DNA contains the following:
- a CDS encoding MFS transporter, whose translation MTITTVDPPVLLERRHRRFLALAVICLAELLVVLDNTIVNVALPSIGVELATGVSGLQWVVDAYTLTFAGLLLAFGNLGDRYGRRRVMLVGLAGVAVMSIAGALSDSMTTVIAARAAMGVFAAAVFPATLALIINIFTDRRERALAIAAWTAMAGFAIAIGPISGGYLLEHFSWHSVFWINVPVALLALVAAWLLVPESRAAQVGRLDLPGIALSIAGITLLVWAIIEGPHYGWLSVTTLGTGTLGVALLAAFVWWEARTAAPILDMRLFRIRRFSLPALAIATGYFSMFGFLFLITQYFQGVREYTPLEFGIASLPFAFSVAIGAPVATLLAQRLGTTAVVVFGLVLTAVGLYLGGQVTVDSGYVTDVLPAMVSMALGLAIVQGPATESIMASLPLDEAGAGSAVNDTTREVGGTLGVAVLGSIVASYYTTRVSPLLDRVPTTLMSEDQKSLVRASPLSVLEIRKQELPTFLESQRENLILAMKTAALQGSHAASLVAAGAVLVCAVVVAIFLPWRPAGGDSVLLAWRERDDG comes from the coding sequence ATGACCATCACCACAGTCGATCCACCAGTGCTGTTGGAGCGGCGTCATCGGCGCTTCCTCGCTCTCGCGGTGATCTGCCTGGCCGAACTCCTCGTCGTCCTGGACAACACCATCGTCAACGTGGCGCTGCCCTCCATCGGGGTGGAACTGGCCACCGGCGTCAGCGGCCTGCAATGGGTCGTCGACGCCTACACCCTCACCTTCGCGGGCCTGCTGTTGGCCTTCGGCAACCTCGGCGACCGCTACGGGCGCCGCCGGGTCATGCTGGTCGGCCTCGCGGGCGTGGCCGTCATGTCGATCGCCGGGGCCCTGTCGGACTCGATGACCACGGTGATCGCCGCGCGGGCCGCGATGGGCGTGTTCGCCGCCGCGGTCTTCCCCGCCACCCTGGCGTTGATCATCAACATCTTCACCGACCGCCGCGAGCGGGCGCTGGCCATCGCCGCGTGGACCGCCATGGCCGGATTCGCCATCGCCATCGGGCCGATCTCCGGCGGCTATCTGCTCGAACACTTCTCCTGGCATTCGGTCTTCTGGATCAACGTCCCGGTGGCCCTGCTCGCCCTGGTGGCGGCGTGGCTGCTGGTGCCCGAATCGCGAGCCGCGCAGGTGGGCAGGCTCGATCTGCCCGGCATCGCGCTGTCCATCGCGGGGATCACCCTGCTGGTGTGGGCCATCATCGAAGGACCGCACTACGGCTGGCTCTCGGTGACGACGCTGGGCACCGGCACCCTCGGGGTCGCCCTGCTCGCCGCGTTCGTGTGGTGGGAGGCGCGCACGGCCGCGCCGATCCTGGACATGCGCCTGTTCCGTATCCGCCGGTTCTCGCTGCCCGCCCTGGCCATCGCCACCGGGTACTTCTCGATGTTCGGCTTCCTGTTCCTGATCACCCAGTACTTCCAGGGCGTGCGCGAGTACACGCCGCTCGAATTCGGCATCGCCTCACTGCCGTTCGCGTTCTCGGTGGCCATCGGAGCGCCGGTCGCCACGCTGCTCGCGCAGCGGCTCGGCACCACCGCGGTCGTCGTGTTCGGGCTCGTGCTGACCGCGGTGGGGCTCTACCTCGGCGGACAGGTCACCGTCGACAGCGGCTACGTCACCGACGTGCTGCCCGCGATGGTGTCGATGGCGCTCGGCCTGGCCATCGTGCAGGGTCCGGCGACCGAATCGATCATGGCCTCGTTGCCGTTGGACGAGGCGGGCGCGGGTTCGGCGGTCAACGACACCACCCGCGAGGTGGGCGGCACGCTCGGTGTCGCGGTGCTCGGCTCGATCGTGGCCTCGTACTACACCACCCGGGTGTCGCCGCTGCTGGACCGGGTGCCGACGACCCTGATGAGCGAGGACCAGAAGAGCCTGGTGCGCGCGAGCCCGCTCAGCGTGCTCGAGATCCGCAAGCAGGAACTGCCCACGTTCCTGGAATCCCAGCGCGAGAACCTCATCCTCGCCATGAAGACCGCGGCCCTGCAGGGCTCGCACGCCGCCTCGCTGGTCGCCGCGGGCGCGGTGCTGGTCTGCGCGGTGGTGGTCGCGATCTTCCTGCCGTGGCGGCCCGCGGGCGGCGACTCGGTCCTGCTCGCCTGGCGTGAGCGCGACGACGGCTGA
- the secE gene encoding preprotein translocase subunit SecE encodes MSDERDTRHGAHAADDGDGTAAVSRPSGKRSARRTRSVSSSSADTGAVATIDRPSKKAGKTAGKATREGTGNPFKRLIKFLREVIAELRKVIWPNRKQMVTYTSVVLVFVVFMVAFISGLDLAFIKGVNWLFG; translated from the coding sequence GTGAGCGACGAGCGGGACACTCGCCACGGCGCGCATGCGGCCGACGACGGCGATGGCACCGCCGCGGTGAGTCGGCCGAGCGGCAAGCGTTCCGCTCGGCGGACCCGCTCCGTCTCGTCCTCCTCGGCCGATACGGGCGCGGTCGCCACGATCGACCGGCCGTCGAAGAAGGCGGGAAAGACTGCCGGCAAGGCCACGCGCGAAGGAACGGGCAATCCGTTCAAGCGCCTGATCAAGTTCCTGCGTGAGGTCATCGCGGAACTGCGCAAGGTGATCTGGCCGAACCGGAAGCAGATGGTCACCTATACGAGCGTTGTTCTGGTGTTCGTGGTCTTCATGGTCGCGTTCATCAGCGGGTTGGATCTGGCGTTCATCAAGGGTGTCAACTGGCTGTTCGGCTAG
- a CDS encoding MlaE family ABC transporter permease, producing MFRRPFQWREFIEQSWFIASVSILPSALVAIPFGAVVALQTGSLIKQLGAESYTGATSVLATVQQAAPVVTALIIAGAAGSAVAADLGSRTIREEIDAMEVLGVDPIARLVVPRVLGMTLVAVLLNGLVSVVGIAGGYFFNVLLQGGTPGAYLSSFSALAQLPDLWIGEIKAAIFGLLAGVIAAYKGLHPKGGPKGVGDAVNQSVVITFLVLFFVNLILTLVYLQVVPAKGS from the coding sequence ATGTTCCGCCGCCCGTTCCAGTGGCGTGAGTTCATCGAGCAGAGCTGGTTCATCGCGAGCGTTTCCATCCTGCCCAGTGCCCTGGTGGCCATCCCGTTCGGCGCGGTGGTGGCGTTGCAGACCGGCTCGTTGATCAAGCAGCTCGGCGCGGAGTCCTACACCGGCGCGACCAGCGTGCTCGCCACCGTGCAGCAGGCCGCGCCGGTGGTGACCGCGCTGATCATCGCGGGCGCCGCCGGGTCGGCGGTGGCCGCGGACCTCGGCTCGCGCACCATCCGCGAGGAGATCGACGCGATGGAGGTGCTCGGTGTCGACCCGATCGCCCGCCTGGTCGTGCCGCGGGTGCTGGGCATGACGCTGGTCGCGGTGCTGCTCAACGGCCTGGTGTCGGTGGTCGGCATCGCCGGCGGCTACTTCTTCAACGTGCTGCTGCAAGGCGGTACCCCGGGCGCGTACCTGTCGTCGTTCTCCGCGCTGGCCCAGCTGCCCGACCTGTGGATCGGGGAGATCAAGGCGGCCATCTTCGGGCTGCTGGCTGGGGTCATCGCGGCCTACAAGGGGTTGCATCCCAAGGGGGGTCCGAAAGGAGTCGGTGACGCAGTGAACCAGTCCGTGGTGATCACGTTCCTGGTGCTCTTCTTCGTCAATCTGATCTTGACGTTGGTGTACCTGCAGGTCGTCCCGGCCAAGGGTTCCTGA
- the rplL gene encoding 50S ribosomal protein L7/L12, with protein sequence MANVDELLETFGNMTLLELSDFVKKFEEKFEVTAAAPVAVAAAGGAAAPAEAAEEQDEFDVILEGAGDKKIQVIKVVREIVSGLGLKEAKDLVEGAPKPILEKVAKDAADAAKAKLEEAGAKVSVK encoded by the coding sequence ATGGCCAACGTTGACGAACTGCTCGAGACCTTCGGCAACATGACCCTGCTCGAGCTGTCGGACTTCGTGAAGAAGTTCGAGGAGAAGTTCGAGGTCACCGCGGCTGCTCCGGTCGCCGTCGCCGCCGCCGGTGGCGCCGCTGCGCCGGCCGAGGCCGCCGAGGAGCAGGACGAGTTCGACGTCATCCTCGAGGGTGCCGGCGACAAGAAGATCCAGGTCATCAAGGTGGTCCGCGAGATCGTCTCCGGCCTGGGCCTGAAGGAAGCCAAGGACCTGGTCGAGGGTGCCCCGAAGCCGATCCTGGAGAAGGTCGCCAAGGACGCCGCCGACGCCGCCAAGGCGAAGCTGGAAGAGGCCGGCGCCAAGGTCTCCGTCAAGTAA
- the nusG gene encoding transcription termination/antitermination protein NusG yields MSTPENDTNDEFPVDDAVAEPARDEVEDTAAVEESVAEESVVEESAPAAPVDAEPADPVAEMKAALRRAPGDWYVIHSYAGYENKVKANLETRVQNLDLEDYIFQVEVPTEEVTEIKNGQRKNVNRKVLPGYILVRMELNDESWGAVRNTPGVTGFVGATSRPSPLSIDDVVKFLVPASQQKKAPAAAAAASTETSTDVAPKPAIEVDFEVGESVTVMDGPFATLPASISEVNAEQQKLKVLVSIFGRETPVELAFTQVAKI; encoded by the coding sequence GTGAGCACCCCGGAGAACGACACCAACGACGAGTTCCCGGTCGACGACGCGGTGGCCGAGCCCGCCCGCGACGAGGTGGAGGACACCGCGGCCGTCGAAGAGTCTGTGGCCGAAGAGTCTGTGGTCGAGGAATCCGCGCCCGCTGCCCCCGTCGACGCCGAGCCGGCCGACCCGGTCGCCGAGATGAAGGCCGCGCTGCGGCGCGCCCCCGGCGACTGGTACGTCATCCACTCCTACGCCGGGTACGAGAACAAGGTGAAGGCCAACCTCGAGACCCGCGTGCAGAACCTCGATCTCGAGGACTACATCTTCCAGGTCGAGGTGCCGACCGAAGAGGTCACCGAGATCAAGAACGGCCAGCGCAAGAACGTCAACCGCAAGGTGCTGCCCGGCTACATCCTGGTCCGGATGGAACTCAACGACGAGTCGTGGGGCGCGGTGCGCAACACCCCCGGTGTGACCGGTTTCGTCGGCGCCACCTCGCGGCCGTCCCCGCTGTCGATCGACGACGTGGTGAAGTTCCTGGTGCCCGCCTCGCAGCAGAAGAAGGCGCCCGCCGCCGCGGCTGCCGCGAGCACCGAGACCAGCACCGATGTCGCGCCGAAGCCGGCCATCGAGGTCGACTTCGAGGTCGGCGAGTCGGTGACGGTGATGGACGGTCCGTTCGCGACCCTGCCCGCCAGCATCTCCGAGGTGAACGCCGAGCAGCAGAAGCTCAAGGTGCTCGTCTCGATCTTCGGACGCGAGACCCCGGTCGAGCTGGCCTTCACCCAGGTCGCGAAGATCTAG
- a CDS encoding ABC transporter ATP-binding protein, with protein MGVEVRTEGVTKSFGSQRIWQDVSLTLPAGEVSALLGPSGTGKSVFLKSLIGLLRPERGSIYIGDTDITTCSNKELYEIRKLFGVLFQDGALFGSMNLFDNVAFPLREHTKKSESEIRKIVMEKLELTGLLGAEGKLPGEISGGMRKRAGLARALVLDPQIILVDEPDSGLDPVRTSYLSQLLIDINAQIDATILIVTHNINLARTVPDNIGMLFRRQLVMFGPREVLLTSEEPVVKQFLNGRMIGPIGMSEEKDEAQMAREQAMVDAGHHHGGAEEVEGIIPQMRATPGMPVRQAVERRRARVREIMHTLPPAAQAAIRESLNENDDTQVLPAYTGDSGGNAFQTTAPQNLTNG; from the coding sequence GTGGGCGTCGAGGTCAGGACCGAGGGTGTGACGAAGTCCTTCGGTTCGCAGCGTATTTGGCAGGATGTTTCGCTGACGCTGCCCGCCGGTGAGGTGAGCGCCCTGCTGGGTCCCTCGGGTACGGGTAAGTCGGTGTTTTTGAAGTCGTTGATCGGGTTGCTGCGGCCGGAGCGTGGGTCGATCTACATCGGTGACACCGATATCACGACGTGTTCGAACAAGGAGCTCTACGAGATCCGCAAGTTGTTCGGTGTGCTATTCCAGGACGGTGCGCTGTTCGGGTCGATGAACTTGTTCGACAATGTGGCCTTCCCGTTGCGCGAGCACACCAAGAAGAGCGAGTCCGAGATCCGCAAGATCGTGATGGAGAAGCTCGAGCTGACCGGTCTGTTGGGTGCGGAGGGCAAGCTGCCGGGGGAGATCTCCGGTGGTATGCGCAAGCGGGCGGGGTTGGCGCGGGCGTTGGTGTTGGATCCGCAGATCATTCTGGTCGACGAGCCGGACTCGGGTCTGGATCCGGTGCGTACCTCGTATCTGTCGCAGTTGTTGATCGATATCAACGCCCAGATCGACGCGACGATCCTGATCGTGACCCACAACATCAACCTGGCGCGGACGGTGCCCGACAACATCGGGATGTTGTTCCGGCGTCAGTTGGTGATGTTCGGGCCGCGTGAGGTGTTGTTGACCTCGGAGGAGCCGGTGGTCAAGCAGTTCCTCAACGGTCGCATGATCGGTCCGATCGGTATGTCGGAGGAGAAGGACGAGGCGCAGATGGCCCGCGAGCAGGCCATGGTCGATGCCGGTCATCATCACGGCGGTGCCGAGGAGGTCGAGGGCATCATCCCGCAGATGCGGGCGACGCCGGGCATGCCGGTGCGGCAGGCGGTGGAACGGCGGCGGGCGCGGGTGCGCGAGATCATGCACACCCTGCCACCGGCCGCCCAGGCCGCCATCCGCGAATCGCTGAACGAAAACGACGACACCCAGGTACTGCCCGCCTACACCGGCGACTCCGGGGGAAACGCGTTCCAGACCACTGCGCCGCAGAACCTGACCAACGGGTAA
- a CDS encoding MCE family protein: MKETLRGLGGPLTKLAVFVAVTLFVTTVLALSIANYTGGGTEFKARFTDVTALNPGDEVRIAGVRVGKVTDVAIVDKRLAEVKFELTDRDWLPASTTATIRYRNLVGQRYIALEQGAGEQGRKLNEGATIPLERTRPALNLTTLFNGFRPLFRTLTAEDVNKLSYEIIQVFQGEQGTIHDLVVSTASLTNKIADQDAVIGELVRNLTAVLEAVNQRDDQFDQLIVNTEALVSGLAAERDTIGRSVSSLGNLAEATADLLVPTRPTLQGSIAGLSQLTGELNSRSGEVNEALANLPLKMEKLGRAASYGSWFQFYLCGIDIVVGPGVADAPQLNLPANMPTVNQPIYTNAAPRCEGRAR, translated from the coding sequence ATGAAGGAGACGTTGCGCGGCCTGGGCGGGCCGCTGACCAAGCTGGCCGTGTTCGTGGCGGTGACCCTGTTCGTCACCACCGTGCTCGCGCTCTCGATCGCCAACTACACCGGTGGCGGCACCGAGTTCAAGGCCAGGTTCACCGACGTCACCGCGCTCAACCCCGGCGACGAGGTGCGCATCGCGGGTGTGCGGGTCGGCAAGGTGACCGACGTGGCGATCGTGGACAAGCGCCTGGCCGAGGTGAAATTCGAGCTCACCGACCGGGACTGGCTGCCCGCGTCCACCACCGCGACCATCCGCTACCGCAACCTGGTCGGCCAGCGCTACATCGCGCTGGAGCAGGGCGCGGGCGAGCAGGGCCGCAAGCTCAACGAGGGCGCGACCATCCCGCTCGAGCGCACCCGGCCCGCGCTGAACCTGACCACGTTGTTCAACGGTTTCCGGCCGTTGTTCCGCACGCTGACCGCCGAGGACGTGAACAAGCTGTCCTACGAGATCATCCAGGTCTTCCAGGGTGAGCAGGGCACGATCCACGACCTCGTGGTGAGCACCGCGAGCCTCACCAACAAGATCGCCGACCAGGACGCCGTGATCGGCGAACTGGTGCGCAATCTGACCGCGGTGCTGGAGGCGGTGAACCAGCGCGACGACCAGTTCGACCAGCTCATCGTCAACACCGAGGCACTGGTGTCGGGGCTGGCCGCCGAGCGGGACACGATCGGGCGTTCGGTGAGCTCGCTGGGCAATCTGGCCGAGGCCACCGCGGATCTGCTCGTGCCGACCCGTCCCACGCTGCAGGGCTCGATCGCGGGCCTGTCCCAGCTGACCGGCGAACTGAACAGCCGCTCCGGCGAGGTGAACGAGGCGCTGGCGAATCTGCCGCTGAAGATGGAGAAGCTCGGGCGCGCGGCCAGTTACGGCTCGTGGTTCCAGTTCTACCTGTGCGGTATCGACATCGTGGTCGGTCCCGGTGTCGCCGACGCACCGCAGCTGAACCTGCCCGCGAACATGCCGACGGTGAACCAGCCGATCTACACCAACGCCGCGCCGCGCTGCGAGGGGAGGGCCCGCTGA
- a CDS encoding MCE family protein, with protein MRQTWRATEKLRVRVLGLVFFVVVALFLWTTVAIYNKQFTRSVEVELITDSVGNALTRNADVKVRGVTVGEVRSSRAGDGDVVLQLAIDPDKAEQIPANATARLLPKTLFGERYVDLVIPADPSPQRLRDGVTLHQDRSGNAIEISKLLDDLLPLLQAIPPQDLAATLGALSQALAGQGAMLGESIDKLDTIFRDVNGVLPELQEGLRSFAETAAIYSDAAPQLVTALDNLRTTNATIVQRRSDIDALYATLTPASTRTADFLAANRDNIIDVAADSRPALELLATYSPTYACAMANFAKMKPRIDEIFGKGTDRPGSRVTIELTNTRGRYLPNQDEPRWLDTRGPWCLAEYPLGVDPGQYTGGSGNDGSYQPPTRYPGDQDTGKLAPPQFGVYPAQVPTLAGSPGEQQSLGAIYGAAHGVSPDAVPGWLTRVGAPAFRGSEVSLR; from the coding sequence ATGAGGCAGACCTGGCGGGCCACCGAGAAGCTGCGCGTGCGCGTGCTCGGACTGGTCTTCTTCGTGGTCGTGGCGCTGTTCCTGTGGACGACCGTCGCGATCTACAACAAGCAGTTCACCCGTTCGGTCGAGGTCGAGCTGATCACCGACAGCGTGGGCAACGCGCTGACCCGCAACGCCGATGTGAAGGTGCGCGGGGTGACGGTCGGCGAGGTCCGCTCCAGCCGCGCGGGCGACGGCGACGTGGTGTTGCAGCTGGCCATCGACCCCGACAAGGCCGAGCAGATCCCGGCCAACGCCACCGCGCGACTGCTGCCCAAGACCCTGTTCGGCGAGCGCTACGTCGACCTGGTGATCCCGGCGGACCCGAGCCCGCAGCGGCTGCGCGACGGGGTGACCCTGCATCAGGACCGCAGCGGCAACGCGATCGAGATCAGCAAGCTGCTCGACGACCTGCTCCCGCTGCTGCAGGCGATCCCGCCGCAGGACCTGGCCGCCACCCTCGGCGCGCTGTCGCAGGCGCTGGCCGGGCAGGGCGCGATGCTCGGCGAGAGCATCGACAAGCTCGACACCATCTTCCGCGACGTCAACGGCGTGCTGCCGGAGTTGCAGGAGGGGCTGCGCAGCTTCGCCGAAACCGCCGCGATCTACTCCGACGCCGCCCCGCAGCTGGTGACCGCGCTGGACAACCTGCGCACCACCAATGCCACCATCGTGCAGCGGCGCTCCGACATCGACGCCCTGTACGCGACGCTGACTCCCGCCTCGACCCGCACCGCCGACTTCCTGGCGGCCAACCGCGACAACATCATCGACGTGGCCGCCGACTCGCGGCCCGCGCTGGAACTGCTGGCCACCTACTCGCCGACCTACGCCTGTGCCATGGCCAATTTCGCGAAGATGAAGCCCCGGATCGACGAGATCTTCGGCAAGGGGACCGACCGGCCCGGCTCCCGGGTCACCATCGAGCTGACCAACACCCGTGGCCGCTACCTGCCCAACCAGGACGAGCCGCGCTGGCTGGACACCCGCGGCCCGTGGTGCCTGGCCGAGTACCCGCTCGGTGTCGACCCCGGCCAGTACACCGGCGGCTCCGGCAACGACGGCTCGTACCAGCCGCCCACCCGCTACCCGGGTGACCAGGACACCGGCAAGCTCGCGCCGCCGCAGTTCGGGGTGTACCCGGCGCAGGTGCCGACGCTGGCCGGCTCGCCGGGCGAACAGCAGTCGCTCGGCGCGATCTACGGTGCGGCGCACGGTGTTTCCCCCGACGCGGTACCGGGCTGGCTGACCAGGGTCGGTGCGCCCGCGTTCCGCGGCAGCGAGGTGAGCCTGCGATGA
- a CDS encoding MlaE family ABC transporter permease, with protein MATTYRNPALAKTFRRAGEIARAPLNVVDRAGEQMSFYARAIAWIPRAAVHYRKEVMRLLAEVTFGSGALAVIGGTIGVIVFMSGSVGVVVGLQGFKALDAIGSSVLTGFLTAYINTREIAPLVAALALSATVGCGFTAQLGAMRISEEIDALEVMAVPGVPFLVTTRVIAGFLAVIPLYIVGLLGAYFASRSISIWFNGQSSGSYDHYFSLFLPPEDVLYSFLKVLVFAFVIILVHCYYGFTATGGPAGVGVAVGRAVRAAIVLVNVLDFFLSLAIWGTTTTVRVAG; from the coding sequence ATGGCAACCACCTATCGCAACCCGGCCCTCGCCAAGACCTTCCGCCGGGCCGGTGAGATCGCGCGTGCACCGCTGAACGTGGTGGACCGCGCGGGCGAGCAGATGTCGTTCTACGCCCGCGCGATCGCCTGGATCCCCCGCGCGGCGGTGCATTACCGCAAGGAGGTCATGCGGCTGCTGGCCGAGGTGACCTTCGGTTCCGGCGCGCTCGCGGTGATCGGCGGCACCATCGGCGTCATCGTCTTCATGTCCGGTTCGGTCGGCGTCGTGGTCGGCCTGCAGGGCTTCAAGGCGCTCGACGCGATCGGCAGCTCGGTGCTCACCGGCTTCCTCACCGCCTACATCAACACCCGCGAGATCGCCCCGCTGGTGGCGGCATTGGCGCTCTCGGCCACGGTCGGCTGCGGGTTCACCGCGCAACTGGGCGCGATGCGGATCTCCGAGGAGATCGACGCGCTCGAGGTGATGGCGGTGCCCGGGGTGCCGTTCCTGGTGACCACCCGGGTGATCGCGGGCTTCCTCGCGGTGATCCCGCTCTACATCGTCGGCCTGCTCGGCGCGTACTTCGCCTCGCGCTCGATCAGCATCTGGTTCAACGGCCAGTCCAGCGGGTCCTACGACCACTACTTCAGCCTGTTCCTGCCACCGGAGGACGTGCTCTATTCGTTCCTCAAGGTGCTGGTGTTCGCGTTCGTGATCATCCTGGTGCACTGCTACTACGGCTTCACCGCCACCGGCGGCCCCGCGGGCGTCGGCGTCGCGGTCGGCCGGGCGGTGCGCGCGGCGATCGTGCTGGTCAATGTGCTGGATTTCTTCCTGTCGCTGGCCATCTGGGGCACGACGACCACGGTCCGGGTGGCGGGGTGA
- the rplJ gene encoding 50S ribosomal protein L10, which yields MAKAEKVTAVAEIAEQFKSSTATVVTEYRGLSVGKLTELRRALGAEATYSVAKNTLVKRAAAEAGVEGLDDLFVGPTAITFIKGEPVNAAKALKTFAKENKALIIKGGYMDGAALSVAEVEQIADLETREVLLAKLAGALKGNLAKAAGLFNAPASQVARLAAALEEKKRAEGGAE from the coding sequence ATGGCAAAGGCTGAGAAGGTCACCGCGGTCGCGGAGATCGCGGAGCAGTTCAAGAGCTCGACGGCCACCGTGGTCACGGAATACCGTGGCCTGTCGGTCGGCAAGCTCACCGAGCTGCGGCGTGCGCTCGGCGCCGAGGCCACGTACTCCGTCGCCAAGAACACCCTGGTCAAGCGGGCCGCCGCCGAGGCGGGCGTGGAGGGTCTGGACGACCTGTTCGTCGGCCCCACCGCGATCACCTTCATCAAGGGTGAGCCGGTCAACGCGGCCAAGGCGCTCAAGACCTTCGCGAAGGAAAACAAGGCGCTCATCATCAAGGGCGGCTACATGGACGGCGCCGCGCTGTCCGTCGCCGAGGTGGAGCAGATCGCCGACCTGGAGACCCGCGAGGTTCTGCTGGCCAAGCTGGCCGGCGCGCTGAAGGGCAACCTGGCGAAGGCCGCAGGCCTGTTCAACGCTCCCGCGTCGCAGGTGGCCCGCCTGGCCGCCGCGCTCGAGGAGAAGAAGCGGGCCGAAGGCGGCGCGGAGTAA
- the rplA gene encoding 50S ribosomal protein L1: protein MAKRSKAYLAAAEKVDRTKLYSPLAAARLAKETATTKTDATVEVAVRLGVDPRKADQMVRGTVNLPHGTGKTARVIVFAAGEKAAEAEAAGADAVGAEDLIERIQGGWLDFDAAIATPDQMAKVGRIARVLGPRGLMPNPKTGTVTTDVAKAVSDIKGGKINFRVDKQANLHFVIGKASFDEAKLVENYGAALDEILRAKPSTAKGRYVKKVTVSTNTGPGIPVDPNRTRNLLDEDA, encoded by the coding sequence ATGGCAAAACGAAGCAAGGCGTACCTCGCCGCGGCCGAGAAGGTCGACCGCACCAAGCTCTACTCCCCGCTGGCCGCCGCGCGGCTGGCCAAGGAGACCGCCACCACCAAGACCGACGCGACCGTCGAGGTCGCGGTGCGGCTGGGTGTGGACCCCCGCAAGGCCGACCAGATGGTCCGCGGCACCGTGAACCTGCCGCACGGCACCGGTAAGACCGCCCGCGTCATCGTGTTCGCGGCCGGTGAGAAGGCGGCCGAGGCCGAGGCGGCGGGCGCCGACGCGGTGGGCGCGGAGGACCTGATCGAGCGCATCCAGGGCGGCTGGCTGGACTTCGACGCCGCCATCGCCACCCCGGACCAGATGGCCAAGGTCGGCCGCATCGCGCGTGTCCTGGGCCCGCGCGGTCTGATGCCGAACCCGAAGACCGGCACGGTCACCACCGACGTGGCCAAGGCCGTCAGCGACATCAAGGGCGGCAAGATCAACTTCCGTGTCGACAAGCAGGCCAACCTGCACTTCGTCATCGGCAAGGCCTCCTTCGACGAGGCGAAGCTGGTGGAGAACTACGGCGCCGCGCTGGACGAGATCCTGCGTGCCAAGCCGTCGACCGCCAAGGGCCGCTACGTCAAGAAGGTGACGGTCTCGACGAACACCGGACCGGGCATCCCGGTGGACCCGAACCGCACCCGCAACCTCCTCGACGAGGACGCGTGA
- the rplK gene encoding 50S ribosomal protein L11 produces the protein MPPKKKKLAGIIKLQIQAGQANPAPPVGPALGQHGVNIMEFCKAYNAATESQRGNVIPVEISVYEDRTFDFKLKTPPAAKLLLKAAGVQKGSAEPHRNKVAKVTMDQVREIAKTKMEDLNANDIDQAAKIIAGTARSMGITVEA, from the coding sequence ATGCCCCCCAAGAAGAAGAAGCTCGCCGGGATCATCAAGCTTCAGATCCAGGCCGGCCAGGCGAACCCGGCTCCGCCGGTGGGTCCCGCCCTCGGCCAGCACGGCGTCAACATCATGGAGTTCTGCAAGGCGTACAACGCCGCGACCGAGTCGCAGCGTGGCAACGTCATCCCGGTCGAGATCTCGGTGTACGAGGACCGGACCTTCGACTTCAAGCTGAAGACGCCCCCCGCCGCCAAGCTGCTGCTCAAGGCCGCCGGCGTGCAGAAGGGCTCGGCCGAGCCGCACCGCAACAAGGTCGCGAAGGTCACGATGGACCAGGTGCGCGAGATCGCCAAGACCAAGATGGAAGATCTCAACGCCAACGACATCGACCAGGCCGCGAAGATCATCGCGGGCACCGCGCGCTCGATGGGTATCACCGTCGAGGCGTAA